A genomic stretch from Anticarsia gemmatalis isolate Benzon Research Colony breed Stoneville strain chromosome 26, ilAntGemm2 primary, whole genome shotgun sequence includes:
- the Gk2 gene encoding glycerol kinase 2 isoform X1, whose product MDEGSEMPVKEGAKRPLVGVIDDGTKTVRFVIYEAESTEELVSYQLDKTEVTPQEGWSEQDPLEIIHHIRLCAENAIDQLLELGYTKEDVVTLGITNQRETTIAWDKFTGLPLHPAIAWNDIRTDSTVDAILAKIPDRNKNYFKNICGLPISPYFSALKMRWLKDNIKAVRRASRDKRLLFGTVDAWIIWNLTGGPHGGLHITDVTNASRTLLMNLETLNWDPMLCRLFGIHRESLPQIRSSAEIYGVVKNDSILDGIRISGILGNQQSALVGQNCLQAGQAKNTYRSGCFLLYNTGTRRVHSTHGLITTVAYKLGPDAPPVYALEGSIAVAGGAMKFLRDNLSLIKDVAQDTEHIAGQVFSTGDVYFVPAFSGLYAPYWRKDARGIICGLTAFTTKNHIIRAALEAVCFQTRDILEAMNKDCGMPLAKLHVDGKMTSNDLLMQLQADLIGIPVLRAQSWDMSALGVGVVAGGAAGVWPLDSFRTHNTMNDTFLPTTTDDDRDARYTKWKMAVQRSLGWATSKKSITMTGQAKRKNSMVTQQSIDTHSPPDSRKNSLLENHILDLKVDKNIDEGVNSYVEELFQYSARKFSIFVPVKTRKTEHTILDDIEYFMSKKECDYGMCECCPTEKKLQTNWESIEEIIENDPEIIFDCDDNPIMVEPVKVTEPFLSSLSYGAASLSKKINFDKLPGLFKTIYNKISNTPTT is encoded by the exons GCAGCGAGATGCCAGTGAAGGAAGGCGCCAAGCGGCCGCTGGTCGGCGTTATAGACGATGGCACTAAAACTGTCAGATTTGTG ATATACGAAGCAGAAAGTACAGAGGAGCTGGTGTCATACCAGTTGGACAAGACCGAGGTGACGCCTCAGGAGGGCTGGTCGGAACAGGATCCGTTGGAGATCATACATCACATCAGACTGTGTGCTGAGAATGCTATCGACCAGTTGTTGGAGCTTG GTTACACGAAGGAAGATGTCGTGACTTTGGGCATCACTAATCAGAGGGAGACAACAATAGCTTGGGACAAATTCACTGGACTACCACTGCATCCGGCTATAg CATGGAACGACATTCGTACAGACAGTACGGTGGACGCGATTTTGGCTAAAATTCCCGATCGTAACAAGAATTATTTCAAGAACATCTGCGGTCTGCCGATATCGCCGTACTTCAGTGCGTTGAAGATGAGGTGGCTTAAAGACAATATTAAAGCCGTGAGGCGAGCGAGCAGGGATAAAAGATTGCTGTTCGGTACTGTTGATGCTTGGATTATTTgg AATTTGACTGGAGGACCTCACGGTGGTTTACACATCACTGACGTCACAAATGCATCGCGGACGCTTCTCATGAATCTAGAGACTTTGAATTGGGACCCTATGTTGTGCAG gttattcGGCATCCACCGGGAGTCATTGCCTCAAATCAGGAGCAGTGCGGAAATATATGGTGTCGTGAAGAATGACTCCATTCTCGATGGCATCAGGATATCGGGG ATCCTAGGCAACCAGCAATCAGCGTTAGTCGGTCAGAACTGCTTACAAGCGGGCCAAGCCAAGAACACGTACCGCAGCGGTTGTTTCCTGCTGTACAACACGGGCACGAGGCGCGTGCACTCCACGCACGGACTCATCACCACCGTCGCTTATAAACTTGGACCTGACGCACCGCCCGTGTATGCTTTGGAag GTTCCATAGCAGTCGCAGGTGGAGCTATGAAGTTCCTCCGCGACAACTTAAGCCTCATCAAGGACGTGGCACAAGATACCGAACATATTGCTGGGCAAGTGTTCTCTACTGGTGACGTGTACTTTGTGCCCGCGTTCAGTGGACTGTACGCGCCTTATTGGAGGAAGGATGCTAGAGG AATAATTTGCGGTTTGACAGCATTTACAACTAAGAACCACATCATAAGGGCTGCTTTGGAAGCTGTATGTTTTCAGACTAG GGACATTCTGGAAGCCATGAACAAAGACTGTGGCATGCCATTAGCGAAGTTGCACGTAGACGGCAAGATGACATCCAATGATTTACTGATGCAGTTGCAAGCTGATCTGATTGGTATACCTGTGT TGCGTGCCCAGTCGTGGGACATGTCTGCGCTGGGCGTGGGCGTggtggcgggcggcgcggccggCGTGTGGCCGCTCGACTCCTTCCGCACTCACAACACCATGAACGACACCTTCCTGCCTACCACCACTGATGATG ATCGCGACGCAAGATACACAAAATGGAAGATGGCAGTCCAACGTTCACTAGGATGGGCGACGTCTAAAAAATCAATCACCATGACAGGTCAGGCCAAACGAAAGAATAGCATGGTAACACAACAGAGTATCGACACTCATTCCCCACCGGACAGTAGGAAGAATTCCCTACTAGAAAACCATATTCTAGACTTAAAAGTAGACAAAAATATAGACGAAGGAGTCAATTCTTACGTCGAAGAGTTATTTCAGTATTCTGCGCGTAAATTCTCCATATTTGTCCCCGTTAAGACGCGTAAGACAGAGCACACGATACTCGATGATATCGAATACTTCATGAGTAAGAAAGAGTGCGACTACGGCATGTGCGAGTGTTGCCCTACTGAGAAAAAGTTGCAGACTAACTGGGAGTCTATTGAGGAAATTATTGAAAACGATCCGGAGATTATTTTCGATTGCGATGACAACCCCATTATGGTAGAACCTGTTAAGGTCACTGAACCCTTTCTAAGCTCTCTTAGTTACGGAGCAGCGTCTTTAAGTAAGAAAATCAATTTCGACAAACTGCCCGGTCTCTTTAAAAcgatttacaataaaatttcaaacacTCCTACGACGTGA
- the Gk2 gene encoding glycerol kinase 2 isoform X2, whose amino-acid sequence MPVKEGAKRPLVGVIDDGTKTVRFVIYEAESTEELVSYQLDKTEVTPQEGWSEQDPLEIIHHIRLCAENAIDQLLELGYTKEDVVTLGITNQRETTIAWDKFTGLPLHPAIAWNDIRTDSTVDAILAKIPDRNKNYFKNICGLPISPYFSALKMRWLKDNIKAVRRASRDKRLLFGTVDAWIIWNLTGGPHGGLHITDVTNASRTLLMNLETLNWDPMLCRLFGIHRESLPQIRSSAEIYGVVKNDSILDGIRISGILGNQQSALVGQNCLQAGQAKNTYRSGCFLLYNTGTRRVHSTHGLITTVAYKLGPDAPPVYALEGSIAVAGGAMKFLRDNLSLIKDVAQDTEHIAGQVFSTGDVYFVPAFSGLYAPYWRKDARGIICGLTAFTTKNHIIRAALEAVCFQTRDILEAMNKDCGMPLAKLHVDGKMTSNDLLMQLQADLIGIPVLRAQSWDMSALGVGVVAGGAAGVWPLDSFRTHNTMNDTFLPTTTDDDRDARYTKWKMAVQRSLGWATSKKSITMTGQAKRKNSMVTQQSIDTHSPPDSRKNSLLENHILDLKVDKNIDEGVNSYVEELFQYSARKFSIFVPVKTRKTEHTILDDIEYFMSKKECDYGMCECCPTEKKLQTNWESIEEIIENDPEIIFDCDDNPIMVEPVKVTEPFLSSLSYGAASLSKKINFDKLPGLFKTIYNKISNTPTT is encoded by the exons ATGCCAGTGAAGGAAGGCGCCAAGCGGCCGCTGGTCGGCGTTATAGACGATGGCACTAAAACTGTCAGATTTGTG ATATACGAAGCAGAAAGTACAGAGGAGCTGGTGTCATACCAGTTGGACAAGACCGAGGTGACGCCTCAGGAGGGCTGGTCGGAACAGGATCCGTTGGAGATCATACATCACATCAGACTGTGTGCTGAGAATGCTATCGACCAGTTGTTGGAGCTTG GTTACACGAAGGAAGATGTCGTGACTTTGGGCATCACTAATCAGAGGGAGACAACAATAGCTTGGGACAAATTCACTGGACTACCACTGCATCCGGCTATAg CATGGAACGACATTCGTACAGACAGTACGGTGGACGCGATTTTGGCTAAAATTCCCGATCGTAACAAGAATTATTTCAAGAACATCTGCGGTCTGCCGATATCGCCGTACTTCAGTGCGTTGAAGATGAGGTGGCTTAAAGACAATATTAAAGCCGTGAGGCGAGCGAGCAGGGATAAAAGATTGCTGTTCGGTACTGTTGATGCTTGGATTATTTgg AATTTGACTGGAGGACCTCACGGTGGTTTACACATCACTGACGTCACAAATGCATCGCGGACGCTTCTCATGAATCTAGAGACTTTGAATTGGGACCCTATGTTGTGCAG gttattcGGCATCCACCGGGAGTCATTGCCTCAAATCAGGAGCAGTGCGGAAATATATGGTGTCGTGAAGAATGACTCCATTCTCGATGGCATCAGGATATCGGGG ATCCTAGGCAACCAGCAATCAGCGTTAGTCGGTCAGAACTGCTTACAAGCGGGCCAAGCCAAGAACACGTACCGCAGCGGTTGTTTCCTGCTGTACAACACGGGCACGAGGCGCGTGCACTCCACGCACGGACTCATCACCACCGTCGCTTATAAACTTGGACCTGACGCACCGCCCGTGTATGCTTTGGAag GTTCCATAGCAGTCGCAGGTGGAGCTATGAAGTTCCTCCGCGACAACTTAAGCCTCATCAAGGACGTGGCACAAGATACCGAACATATTGCTGGGCAAGTGTTCTCTACTGGTGACGTGTACTTTGTGCCCGCGTTCAGTGGACTGTACGCGCCTTATTGGAGGAAGGATGCTAGAGG AATAATTTGCGGTTTGACAGCATTTACAACTAAGAACCACATCATAAGGGCTGCTTTGGAAGCTGTATGTTTTCAGACTAG GGACATTCTGGAAGCCATGAACAAAGACTGTGGCATGCCATTAGCGAAGTTGCACGTAGACGGCAAGATGACATCCAATGATTTACTGATGCAGTTGCAAGCTGATCTGATTGGTATACCTGTGT TGCGTGCCCAGTCGTGGGACATGTCTGCGCTGGGCGTGGGCGTggtggcgggcggcgcggccggCGTGTGGCCGCTCGACTCCTTCCGCACTCACAACACCATGAACGACACCTTCCTGCCTACCACCACTGATGATG ATCGCGACGCAAGATACACAAAATGGAAGATGGCAGTCCAACGTTCACTAGGATGGGCGACGTCTAAAAAATCAATCACCATGACAGGTCAGGCCAAACGAAAGAATAGCATGGTAACACAACAGAGTATCGACACTCATTCCCCACCGGACAGTAGGAAGAATTCCCTACTAGAAAACCATATTCTAGACTTAAAAGTAGACAAAAATATAGACGAAGGAGTCAATTCTTACGTCGAAGAGTTATTTCAGTATTCTGCGCGTAAATTCTCCATATTTGTCCCCGTTAAGACGCGTAAGACAGAGCACACGATACTCGATGATATCGAATACTTCATGAGTAAGAAAGAGTGCGACTACGGCATGTGCGAGTGTTGCCCTACTGAGAAAAAGTTGCAGACTAACTGGGAGTCTATTGAGGAAATTATTGAAAACGATCCGGAGATTATTTTCGATTGCGATGACAACCCCATTATGGTAGAACCTGTTAAGGTCACTGAACCCTTTCTAAGCTCTCTTAGTTACGGAGCAGCGTCTTTAAGTAAGAAAATCAATTTCGACAAACTGCCCGGTCTCTTTAAAAcgatttacaataaaatttcaaacacTCCTACGACGTGA
- the Gk2 gene encoding glycerol kinase 2 isoform X3, with the protein MDEGSEMPVKEGAKRPLVGVIDDGTKTVRFVIYEAESTEELVSYQLDKTEVTPQEGWSEQDPLEIIHHIRLCAENAIDQLLELGYTKEDVVTLGITNQRETTIAWDKFTGLPLHPAIAWNDIRTDSTVDAILAKIPDRNKNYFKNICGLPISPYFSALKMRWLKDNIKAVRRASRDKRLLFGTVDAWIIWNLTGGPHGGLHITDVTNASRTLLMNLETLNWDPMLCRLFGIHRESLPQIRSSAEIYGVVKNDSILDGIRISGILGNQQSALVGQNCLQAGQAKNTYRSGCFLLYNTGTRRVHSTHGLITTVAYKLGPDAPPVYALEGSIAVAGGAMKFLRDNLSLIKDVAQDTEHIAGQVFSTGDVYFVPAFSGLYAPYWRKDARGIICGLTAFTTKNHIIRAALEAVCFQTRDILEAMNKDCGMPLAKLHVDGKMTSNDLLMQLQADLIGIPVLRAQSWDMSALGVGVVAGGAAGVWPLDSFRTHNTMNDTFLPTTTDDDRDARYTKWKMAVQRSLGWATSKKSITMTEERFRLLASIPATLYIIGSFTMLVVSNMLKNNR; encoded by the exons GCAGCGAGATGCCAGTGAAGGAAGGCGCCAAGCGGCCGCTGGTCGGCGTTATAGACGATGGCACTAAAACTGTCAGATTTGTG ATATACGAAGCAGAAAGTACAGAGGAGCTGGTGTCATACCAGTTGGACAAGACCGAGGTGACGCCTCAGGAGGGCTGGTCGGAACAGGATCCGTTGGAGATCATACATCACATCAGACTGTGTGCTGAGAATGCTATCGACCAGTTGTTGGAGCTTG GTTACACGAAGGAAGATGTCGTGACTTTGGGCATCACTAATCAGAGGGAGACAACAATAGCTTGGGACAAATTCACTGGACTACCACTGCATCCGGCTATAg CATGGAACGACATTCGTACAGACAGTACGGTGGACGCGATTTTGGCTAAAATTCCCGATCGTAACAAGAATTATTTCAAGAACATCTGCGGTCTGCCGATATCGCCGTACTTCAGTGCGTTGAAGATGAGGTGGCTTAAAGACAATATTAAAGCCGTGAGGCGAGCGAGCAGGGATAAAAGATTGCTGTTCGGTACTGTTGATGCTTGGATTATTTgg AATTTGACTGGAGGACCTCACGGTGGTTTACACATCACTGACGTCACAAATGCATCGCGGACGCTTCTCATGAATCTAGAGACTTTGAATTGGGACCCTATGTTGTGCAG gttattcGGCATCCACCGGGAGTCATTGCCTCAAATCAGGAGCAGTGCGGAAATATATGGTGTCGTGAAGAATGACTCCATTCTCGATGGCATCAGGATATCGGGG ATCCTAGGCAACCAGCAATCAGCGTTAGTCGGTCAGAACTGCTTACAAGCGGGCCAAGCCAAGAACACGTACCGCAGCGGTTGTTTCCTGCTGTACAACACGGGCACGAGGCGCGTGCACTCCACGCACGGACTCATCACCACCGTCGCTTATAAACTTGGACCTGACGCACCGCCCGTGTATGCTTTGGAag GTTCCATAGCAGTCGCAGGTGGAGCTATGAAGTTCCTCCGCGACAACTTAAGCCTCATCAAGGACGTGGCACAAGATACCGAACATATTGCTGGGCAAGTGTTCTCTACTGGTGACGTGTACTTTGTGCCCGCGTTCAGTGGACTGTACGCGCCTTATTGGAGGAAGGATGCTAGAGG AATAATTTGCGGTTTGACAGCATTTACAACTAAGAACCACATCATAAGGGCTGCTTTGGAAGCTGTATGTTTTCAGACTAG GGACATTCTGGAAGCCATGAACAAAGACTGTGGCATGCCATTAGCGAAGTTGCACGTAGACGGCAAGATGACATCCAATGATTTACTGATGCAGTTGCAAGCTGATCTGATTGGTATACCTGTGT TGCGTGCCCAGTCGTGGGACATGTCTGCGCTGGGCGTGGGCGTggtggcgggcggcgcggccggCGTGTGGCCGCTCGACTCCTTCCGCACTCACAACACCATGAACGACACCTTCCTGCCTACCACCACTGATGATG ATCGCGACGCAAGATACACAAAATGGAAGATGGCAGTCCAACGTTCACTAGGATGGGCGACGTCTAAAAAATCAATCACCATGACAG